One stretch of Callospermophilus lateralis isolate mCalLat2 chromosome 11, mCalLat2.hap1, whole genome shotgun sequence DNA includes these proteins:
- the Psmb6 gene encoding proteasome subunit beta type-6 isoform X1, which produces MAATLVAARGEGPAPAWGREAVAPDWENREVSTGTTIMAVQFDGGVVLGADSRTTTGSYIANRVTDKLTPIHDHIFCCRSGSAADTQAVADAVTYQLGFHSIELNEPPLVHTAASLFKEMCYRYREDLMAGIIIAGWDPQEGGQVYSVPMGGMMVRQSFAIGGSGSSYIYGYVDATYREGMTKEECLQFTANALALAMERDGSSGGVIRLAAIEESGVERQVLLGDQIPKFTIATLPPP; this is translated from the exons ATGGCTGCCACCTTAGTTGCTGCTCGAGGAGAGGGTCCCGCACCCGCCTGGGGGCGGGAGGCTGTCGCCCCAGACTGGGAAAACCGGGAAGTCTCCACAGGG ACCACTATCATGGCTGTGCAATTTGACGGGGGTGTGGTTCTGGGGGCGGACTCCAGAACAACCACTGG GTCCTATATCGCCAATCGAGTGACTGACAAGCTGACTCCTATTCATGACCATATTTTCTGCTGCCGTTCAGGCTCTGCAGCTGACACCCAGGCTGTAGCAGATGCTGTCACTTATCAGCTTGGATTCCACAG CATTGAACTGAATGAGCCTCCATTGGTGCACACAGCAGCCAGCCTCTTTAAGGAGATGTGTTACCGATACCGGGAAGATCTGATGGCTGGAATTATCATTGCTGGCTGGGATCCTCAAGAAGGAGGACAG GTATACTCAGTTCCCATGGGAGGTATGATGGTAAGGCAGTCCTTTGCCATTGGAGGCTCTGGGAGTTCATATATCTATGGCTATGTTGATGCTACCTACCGTGAAGGCATGACTAAGGAAGAGTGTCTGCAGTTCACTGCCAATG CTCTTGCTTTGGCTATGGAACGGGATGGCTCCAGTGGAGGGGTGATCCGCCTGGCAGCCATTGAAGAATCGGGGGTAGAGCGGCAGGTACTTTTGGGAGACCAGATACCCAAATTCACCATTGCTACTTTACCACCTCCCTAA
- the LOC143410462 gene encoding transmembrane 4 L6 family member 5-like: protein MCLNKCACYVGLSLIPFSLICIMANALLLVPDGKTWSTDQLSVHVLLMPGFIGGGLMVLCPGIAAVLIGAEGSCGKGCCGHHCRMLRSIISSIFGILGAIYCLCVSGHGLRHGPKCSVNGKWDYHFRKNSGAYLNNCTQWNLCEEPRNVVPWNVMLFCLLAIISSLEILLCGIQLVTATVAICSNCRKK from the exons ATGTGCCTGAATAAGTGTGCTTGCTATGTGGGGCTCTCCCTTATACCCTTTTCCCTAATTTGCATCATGGCCAATGCCCTCCTACTGGTTCCTGATGGGAAGACCTGGAGCACTGACCAACTCAGCGTGCATGTCTTGCTCATGCCCGGCTTCATCGGCGGGGGATTGATG GTGCTGTGTCCGGGAATCGCAGCAGTTCTGATAGGGGCTGAGGGTTCTTGTGGTAAAGGCTGCTGTGGACATCACTGCAGG ATGCTGCGGTCCATCATCTCCTCCATCTTCGGAATACTTGGTGCCATCTACTGCCTCTGCGTGTCAGGACATGGCCTCAGACATGGACCCAAGTGCTCAGTGAATGGCAAGTGGGACTACCACTTCCGAAAAAACTC AGGTGCTTACTTGAACAACTGTACTCAATGGAATTTATGCGAGGAACCACGAAACGTGGTGCCCTGGAATGTTATGCTCTTCTGCTTGCTGGCGATCATCTCATCCCTGGAGATCTTGCTGTGTGGCATACAGCTGGTGACTGCTACTGTTGCAATTTGTAGCAATTGCAGGAAAAAATGA
- the Vmo1 gene encoding vitelline membrane outer layer protein 1 homolog: MEPSVGTKLLMLLWAVYCKYALADGLIGYPVIEVTNGGPWGDWALPEMCPDGYFASGFSLKVEPRQGILGDDTALNGIRLHCTRGNTELNTQVVESQSGKWGAWSEPLWCPSGGFLVAFSLRVEAPITPGDNTAVNNVRFRCSDGTELQGPGLDWGKFGEWSTSCLKGACGLQTKVEQPRGLRDDTALNDARIFCCLT, translated from the exons ATGGAACCGAGTGTGGGAACCAAGCTGCTGATGCTGTTGTGGGCCGTGTACTGCAAATATGCGCTGGCAGATGGGCTGATCGGCTACCCTGTCATTGAAGTGACCAACGGGGGTCCCTGGGGCGACTGGGCCCTGCCTGAGATGTGTCCTGATGGATACTTTGCCAGCGGGTTCTCACTTAAG GTAGAGCCCCGTCAAGGCATTCTTGGTGATGACACAGCTCTGAACGGGATCCGGCTGCACTGCACACGTGGTAACACTGAGCTCAACACTCAAGTTGTGGAGTCCCAATCTGGAAA GTGGGGTGCATGGAGTGAGCCTCTATGGTGTCCTAGTGGTGGCTTCCTAGTGGCTTTCTCACTTCGGGTGGAAGCACCCATAACCCCTGGGGACAACACTGCAGTGAATAACGTGCGTTTCCGGTGCTCAGATGGCACGGAGTTGCAGGGGCCTGGGCTGGACTGGGGAAAATTTGGAGAATGGAGCACGTCTTGCCTGAAAGGTGCGTGTGGCTTACAGACCAAGGTTGAGCAGCCTAGAGGCCTCCGTGATGACACTGCACTTAACGATGCACGAATATTCTGCTGCCTCACCTAA
- the Gltpd2 gene encoding LOW QUALITY PROTEIN: glycolipid transfer protein domain-containing protein 2 (The sequence of the model RefSeq protein was modified relative to this genomic sequence to represent the inferred CDS: inserted 1 base in 1 codon; deleted 4 bases in 4 codons) produces MSFGLEELCCLGPQGVLGCTIRPFIASLKCKGDAELSGWKELVRFLTPLGSTFAFTTSKVFTKVTALETRVHGPDSTHYTSLTTMAVWEKQAGMQELPGRVPRDSLAGSLGSQMLLLLLHRALRWSQICLHRVATRTLGGPDARTQCSEAYWTFLTPYHPWLIRHAARLALLALPTRGSLLELACPGTXRADARATMDGAAGRLENVYNRTQGLVAGHGLLPLA; encoded by the exons ATGAGTTTTGGCCT AGAAGAGCTTTGCTGTCTGGGGCCTCAGGGAGTGCTGGGCTGCACGATAAGGCCCTTTATTGCCAGTCTGAAA TGTAAAGGGGATGCGGAATTGTCAGGATGGAAGGAACTAGTCAG GTTCCTAACTCCCCTTGGCTCCACCTTCGCCTTCACTACAAGCAAGGTCTTCACCAAGGTGACAGCACTGGAGACTCGCGTGCATGGCCCAGATTCCACCCACTACACATCACTGACAACCATGGCGGTCTGGGAGAAGCAGGCAGGAATGCAGGAGCTACCAGGTAGGGTCCCCAGGGACTCG CTGGCCGGGTCTTTGGGCTCACAAATGTTATTGCTCTTGCTGCACCGCGCGCTGCGCTGGTCCCAGATCTGCCTCCACCGGGTGGCGACAAGGACGCTGGGAGGCCCGGACGCA CGCACGCAATGCAGCGAAGCCTATTGGACA TTCCTGACCCCATATCACCCCTGGCTCATCCGTCACGCCGCCCGCCTCGCTCTCCTCGCCCTCCCAACTCGCGGCAGCTTGCTGGAGCTGGCGTGTCCAGGAA AGAGAGCGGACGCGCGGGCTACAATGGACGGGGCCGCTGGCCGCCTGGAGAATGTCTACAACCGCACCCAGGGACTGGTAGCCGGACACGGACTCCTCCCGTTGGCTTGA
- the C11H17orf114 gene encoding uncharacterized protein C17orf114 homolog, which yields MGLKGVWCFPWCGCRRQRGTERGAGLGSAAPPDSSPAITPMVTEGGPPSPGAGAYFSRKARLSFRHQLHDVASANDSTI from the exons ATGGGTCTGAAGGGTGTATGGTGTTTCCCATGGTGTGGATGCCGGAGACAACGGGGAACTGAAAGAGGAGCAG GCCTGGGTTCTGCTGCCCCTCCAGATTCCAGCCCAGCTATCACCCCCATGGTGACTGAGGGAGGGCCACCCTCCCCAGGGGCTGGTGCCTACTTCAGCAGAAAAGCCCGACTCTCCTTCCGCCACCAGCTGCATGATGTAGCATCAGCCAATGACTCCACCATTTGA
- the Psmb6 gene encoding proteasome subunit beta type-6 isoform X2, whose product MAATLVAARGEGPAPAWGREAVAPDWENREVSTGTTIMAVQFDGGVVLGADSRTTTGSYIANRVTDKLTPIHDHIFCCRSGSAADTQAVADAVTYQLGFHSIELNEPPLVHTAASLFKEMCYRYREDLMAGIIIAGWDPQEGGQVYSVPMGGMMVRQSFAIGGSGSSYIYGYVDATYREGMTKEECLQFTANASSFYPQLLLWLWNGMAPVEG is encoded by the exons ATGGCTGCCACCTTAGTTGCTGCTCGAGGAGAGGGTCCCGCACCCGCCTGGGGGCGGGAGGCTGTCGCCCCAGACTGGGAAAACCGGGAAGTCTCCACAGGG ACCACTATCATGGCTGTGCAATTTGACGGGGGTGTGGTTCTGGGGGCGGACTCCAGAACAACCACTGG GTCCTATATCGCCAATCGAGTGACTGACAAGCTGACTCCTATTCATGACCATATTTTCTGCTGCCGTTCAGGCTCTGCAGCTGACACCCAGGCTGTAGCAGATGCTGTCACTTATCAGCTTGGATTCCACAG CATTGAACTGAATGAGCCTCCATTGGTGCACACAGCAGCCAGCCTCTTTAAGGAGATGTGTTACCGATACCGGGAAGATCTGATGGCTGGAATTATCATTGCTGGCTGGGATCCTCAAGAAGGAGGACAG GTATACTCAGTTCCCATGGGAGGTATGATGGTAAGGCAGTCCTTTGCCATTGGAGGCTCTGGGAGTTCATATATCTATGGCTATGTTGATGCTACCTACCGTGAAGGCATGACTAAGGAAGAGTGTCTGCAGTTCACTGCCAATG CTTCCTCCTTTTATCCACAGCTCTTGCTTTGGCTATGGAACGGGATGGCTCCAGTGGAGGGGTGA